DNA from Thermomicrobium roseum DSM 5159:
CATGATCACCGGTCGGCGGGCGGTCGGTGCTCTCTGCCTGGTCTACTCCGCGGGAAGGCCGAGGCCAATCCAAACCGGACTGCTCCATGCCTTCACCGATACGGCAGCGATCGCGATCGAGAATGCTGAGCTCTACGAAGAAGCACGGCGTGGACTGACACGAGCGTCGGCGCTTCTGCGCGAGCTGCATCATCGCGTGCGCAACAACCTGCAGACGGTAGCGGCGCTGCTCTCGCTCCAAGCGCGTCGTGCCGGGCCCGAAGCGCGTGCCGTGCTGCAGGATGCGGTGAGCCGGATCCGGAGTTTGACAGTCGTGCACGATCTCCTGAGTGGCCGCGAGCTGCCGGAAGTTTCCCTCACCGAACTCGCACGCATCGTCGTGACCCAAGCCGTCCACTCCCTGTATGGAGACGAGCTGGCTGTCGAGTGGAGCGTCGAGGGGGAGGAGGTGACGGTTTCCTCGCGCCAGACCACCGTGCTGGCGCTGCTCTTGAACGAATTCGTGACGAATGCGGTCCGGCACGGCTTCGCGGATGGTCCTGGGCATCTGGTCGTCCGCATTCAGCGCGAGGGTGATCGTGCGCTCCTCGAGGTCGAGGACGATGGCCGTGGCCTGCCATCCGATTTCGACCCACTACGGGGACGAGGGCTCGGCTTGCAAATCGCCCGAACGCTGGTGGAAGTGGATCTCCGCGGAGATCTGGAGATGAGATCCGGTGCACGCGGTGGGACCGTGGTGCGCGTGCGCTTCGTCCCGGAAGGGCGGGTCGCAGCCACGCAACCGGTGAGTTGACGGCACTGCCTCGGCTGCGGATACTCCAGCCGAGTCGAGCGACGTGGCGGGAATGGGAAGGGCACGATGGGGAACGAGGGGTTCACAGGATACTGGGCAGTGATCCTGGGCGCATCCAGCGGATTTGGTGCAGCGACTGCCCGCGAGCTCGCTCGGGCGGGGATGCACATCTGCGGCGTGCATTTGGATCGCCGAGCGACTTTGCCGATGGCAGAGGCAGTCAAGGCCGACGTCGAGGCTGCAGGAGTCGAGGCCCTGTTCGTCAACGCCAATGCGGCCGATGCGGAAACCCGGCGACAGGTCGCTTCGGCGCTTCGGGAGCGCGGCGCGCGCGTGCGAGTGCTGATGCATTCGCTCGCCTTCGGTACGCTGCGGCCGTACATCGACGAGGACGCCGCTCAAGAGGTGACACAAAAGCAATTGGAAATGACGCTCGATGTCATGGCGAACAGCTTGGTGTACTGGACACAGGATCTGTTCCATGCCGGTCTCTTCGCGCCGGATGCCCGGATCTATGCCATGACCAGCGAGGGATCGACGCGCGTCTGGCGCGGGTACGGTCCGGTCTCCGCTGCCAAGGCGGCGCTCGAGGCCCATGTCCGCCAGCTCGCTGTGGAACTCGCCCGCTACGGGATCGCGGTGAATGCCATCCAGGCCGGTGTGACACCTACCCCGGCACAGGCCAAGATTCCCGGTGCGGAGGAGATGTTGCGCGAAGCCGAGCGGCGCAACCCTAGCGGACGACTGACGAGTCCGGAGGACGTCGCGCGAGCGATCCGCGCGCTCAGCGCACCGGGGCTCGGGTGGATCACCGGCAATGTGATTCGGGTAGATGGCGGCGAGGCGCTGGTGCCCTAGCCCGGGAGGACGTCACTGGTCAGTGGGCCCTTCGTAGACGACATGCTCGAGCAAGTGGAGCGTCGCTTCGACGTCAGCGAGATCGACAGCCTCGAAGGGAGCATGCGTGTGGCGAGCCCCGACCGCAACCAGCGCGGTCGGGATTCCCTGGCGGATGAGGGCGGCGCCGTCACTGCCGTAACGATCGAAGACGACGTGCTGGACCGGCAACCCATTGCGATCGGCAAGGTCAGCGAGCCGCCAGAGCAAACGCTGGTCGTAATGGGTGGCCGCATCCTTGTGCACGAGTTGTGGCCCGCCACCGAGCGTTGCCGGCATCCACTGCTCGCCGATGGTCGGCAGGTCGCCGACGAGCCCGACATCGAGTGCGATAGCCCAGTCGACGTCCAGGTCAGCTCGGAGCGAGCTGGCTCCGAGGAGTCCGTTTTCTTCCTGCACGGTAGCGGCGAGGTAGAGGGCGCAGTCAAGCTGCTGCGCGTCGATCTGGCGAACGAGCAGGGTCAAAAGGGCGAGCCCCACCCGATCATCGATCGCTTTCCCATAGAGGCGCGATCCGAGGCGACGAGTCGGCGGGTTCCAGACGACGCTCGAACCGACCGTGATGCCGCGCTCCAATACCTCCTGCTTGGAGTTGGCACCGATATCGACGAACAAGTCAGCGAAGGTCACCGGCTTGCTCCGCCGCTCTTCGGGCACGACATGGCCAGTGGCTAGGACGAACATCCCCTCGATCGCCACATCGCGACCGAGTACGAGCGCCGGTTGGCCGACTGGGAACCGTTCCTGTGGCTCCCCACGCACTTGCCCAGTCGTCAGCCACAACAAGCCGGACGAATCGATCGACCGAACTACGAAGCTCAACTCGTCGGCATGCGCAGTGAGCAGAAGCCGAGGACCAGCGCCACCGACGTAGGCGAGCAGGTTGCCGATCCGACTGCGCCAGAGTCGCTTGACGTGCGGAGCCCAAGCACGTTCCAGCCACGCCAGAACTGGCTCCTCCCGACCAGTCGGTCCGGGGAGCGCCATCAGTTCCGTCAGTACCTCGGCGATCCGCTCGCGCATCCTTCTGCCCCTCGCTCACTCGATCGACCCTTCGGCGCCAGGATACCTTAGAATCGAGGCGGAGCGGAAATCTGGCCAGGTAGCACCCGGCGCTGGCAGCCAGGAGAGTCGCTTGACGGCACTCGGTTTACGGTCCGCCACTTGCACGAATGCCCGCCAGGCGTGACACTCCGACTGGGAAAGCGGTTGCTGGTGGTGGACGCATGGGACGGGAACGAACCCGATCCGACCGAACGCTGATCGTGCGCCGCAGTCGGCTCCGCGGCCTGCTCATCGCGGCGCTCGCTCTCGCGTTCTTCGTGGCAGCGGTCTGGTTCGCTTGGCATGCCGGATCCTGGCTGGAACGCCTCTTCGCGGTCTCGATGGCAGTCTTTCTCGGTCTCGTGACAGTCGTTTCGACGTTGATCGCGTTGGATCGAAATCCTGTCCTGGAAATCGATGAGGAGGGGCTCACCGATCGCGGATCGCCGGTTCGTGCCGGAAGGGTGCCGTGGCAGAGCATACGCCGGATCGAAGCGAAGTCCGTGGGTACCCGGCGCTATCTCGTCGTCCAGGTCTATCGGCCACAGCGCTTCATCGCGGATCTCGATCCCGAGCGCCGGAAAGCAGCGGAGGAACTGATCCAGCGGCATGGCACGCCGATCGTGATTCCCTGGGAAGCGCTCGATCAGCCGCTCGACGCAGTCGTCGAGCAGGCCGAGGCTCTTCGACAGTCTACTGCCACCTGAACGAGGAGCATCGTGACGGTCGGTTCGTCTGGGCTCGTTCGCTCTTGACCGCGAGCGACCAGCACATCGCGGCGCGTGACTCTCCTGGCGCATGACCTGCTCCACTCGTTTACCGTCTGTTTACGTCACGTCTCCAATGATCGAGACAGGTCAGCGATTGCCTCCGCTGGGGCGTCAGAGTATGGTCGCAGTCGACTGTGGCCGGATCGGCGGAATTCCGATCGACCATGGTACCATCGATCCGTTCCGGGAGAGGTGATCCCGGTGAAGGGAGTTAGGTCATGGAGACTGTAGCGAGAACTATGGGCACCACCCGAGAACAGGAGCGAACTCCGATCGTCGAGGCAACGAACGTCGTGAAGATCTACGACACGGGACGCGTGAAGGTTCCGGCATTGCGCGGCGTTTCGCTGACCGTGTACGGAGGCGAAATGGTCGCGATCATGGGGCCCTCCGGAAGCGGGAAGACGACACTCCTCAACTGTCTTTCTGGCCTCGATACGATCGACGAGGGGATGATTCTGATCGCGGGGAAAGAGCTCGCGCGCCTACCGGACGATGTCCGATCGGAATTCCGCGCTCGTCATATGGGTTTCGTTTTCCAGCTGTTCAATCTCATTCCGGTCTTGAGTGCCTTGGAGAACGTCGAACTTCCCGCGCTTTTGGCGGGTATACGGCCGAGCGAGGCGAGACGGCGCGCGTGGGCAGTGCTCGAGCAAGTTGGTTTGGCTGACCGGGCTGGGCATAAGCCGGCCGAGCTATCGGGAGGCCAGCAGCAGCGGGTGGCGATCGCTCGTGCCCTGGTCAACCAGCCGGATATCATCTGGGCCGATGAGCCAACCGGGAACTTGGACACGGAGACGGCTGACGAGGTCATGGCGTTGCTGCGCCGGCTGAACCGCGAGAATGGCCAGACCTTCGTCATCGTGACCCATGATCCGCGGATCGGCTCGATGTGTGACCGCGTGATCCAGATGCGCGATGGGTTGATCATCGACGATGGACTCGCTTCCTTCCGCGCAGCTGCTGGCGGGGAGTGAGCGGCGATGAACGAGATTTTTGGAGTGTCCCTGGCACTCGTGTTGCGCATCCTCCTCGTCGCCTTCGGCGTGATCCTGGCGCTCACGCTCGGCCTCTGGATCTGGCGTCCCGTGCTGGGCCGGATGGCGCTGCGCAACATCCCGCGTCGGCCGATCCAGACCGCGTTGATCGTCATCGGTTTGATGCTCAGCACGCTCATCTTTTCCGCATCGCTGACTACCGGGACGACCTTGCAGCACAGCATCACCGGGCAAGTGCTGCGGCTGGCGGGCCCGGCAGACGAACTCGTGGTGCAGGCGAGCGGTGATGCCCGCTTCGCTGGACCACAGCCTGGGGTCTACCTGCCGAGCGAATTGGTCGACCGGTTGGATGCGCTGCAAGCGAGCGAGCCGCGGCTGCGTGCCGTCATTCCTGCGCTGTGGCAGCCGGTGGCCGTGATCGATCTGCGAACCAAGCAGAGCGAGCCAGCCTTGAACTTGATCGGCGTTCCACCGGATCGACTAGCCCAGGTCGGCGGCCTGACCGATCGCGACGGTCGCGCGGTCGACCTCGGAACTCTGGGGGATGACGAGGTCGTCCTCGGGCAGGAGGCGGCCAAGCGCCTGGATGCCGAAGTCGGGGATCGCTTGCAGGTCTTCATCCAGGGCCGCCCCGTCGAGCTGCGCGTCGCAGCGATCGCGCCTGACAGCTTCTTCACCGGGACGCTCAATGTCGGTGACGCTGGAGGACTCACGGTCTCGCTCGCCCGGGCCCAGGAGCTACTCGGACTGGCCGATCGGGTCAGTTTCGTGGCGTTGAACAATCGCGGTGGCCTGGCTGATAGCCAGGCGGTGACCGATGCCGTGAATGCGGCACTGGAGGGGACACCGTATCGTGCTGTCGCTGTCAAGCAACGAGCTGTCGAGCAGGCGGAGCGAGCTGGCGAGACCTTCACGAACCTGTTCCTCTTGTCGGGCCTCTTCTCGGTGGCGGCAGGTATCTTGCTGATTTTCCTGATTTTCGCGCTGCTCGCAGCCGAGCGGAAGACCGAGATGGGCACGATGCGGGCGCTGGGGATGAAACGCTGGCACCTGGTCGCCCTCTTCGCGCTCGAAGGCATGGGTTACAACCTCGTCGCGGCGGCGGTGGGTGCGGTTGCCGGCGTTGCCGTCGCGTTCACGATCGCTGGCTTCATGGGTCAGCTGGTCGGTGAGTTTTTCACCATCGAGCCCTCCTGGCGACCGCGTGATCTCGTGCTCGCGTATCTGTTGGGTGTCGTGGTGACGTTCGTGACGGTGGTCATCGCTGCCTGGCGAGTGAGCCGCCTCAATATCGTCACTGCGATTCGCGATTTGCCCGAACCGCGACTCCCGCGGGCCAGCCGGCGCTGGCTCATCGCTGGTCTGGCTGGTCTGCTCCTCGGTGGGGGACTCACCTGGCTCGGGCTGCGTGAAGAGAGTCTCGCCTGGTTCGCGCTGGGTGTTTCGCTCCTGCCGCTCAGTGCGGCGGCGGTCTTGCGCCGGTTCGGAGTGCCTGCCCGGCCGCTCTACAGTGTGGCCTCCCTCATCGTCCTGGCCTACTGGCTGTTGCCGGACCATTGGCACGAGCGTCTCTTCGGGCCGATGAGCGGCGGCTTCGAAATGTTCGTCCTCTCCGGTCTCATGATGGTCGCGGCGCTGACCGTGTTCCTGGTGTGGAACATCGAAGTCGCCGTCGGTCTCGTCGGCAGGCTCGGGCGAGCGTTCCGCCGCTGGTTGCCGGCTGTCCGCATCGCCATCGCCTATCCGATGGCTTCGCGCGGGCGGACCGGCCTGACCGTCGCGATGTTCAGTCTCATCCTCTTCGCGCTCGTTGTCATGTCGACCATCTATGCCAATGTCGTGGCCCTTTTCGCCGGTCCGCTGGCGAGCGCCGGTTGGGACGTGGAGGTCACGGTCGTCGGTGGTCGAGCGATACCGGATCTCGAGGGAGTGCTGAAGGAAGGTGGGGTGGACGTTTCGGCGATCGTAGCCTCGGGTGGCACCATGAGCGTGCCCTGGACGAGAGCCAGCGTGCGCGTCGCCGGCACCGAGAAGGAGTGGGCACGGTATCCAGTTCGTGGGATCGATGGCGATTTTGCCAGTGCGGTCGAGGCTCCGCTGCAACTGCGCAGCCCCGACTATGCGACGGACCGAGAGGCGTGGGAGGCCGTCGCGCGTGACCCGTCTCTCGCTATCGTCGATGCCAACGTGCTCCAGCAGCGTGGTGGTGACCCAGCGAACCTCTATCTTCCGGATTTGCGCGAGGGGTTCCGGCCGCTCGAGCTGGAGATTCGCGACAATACGAGTGGGCAGTCCGGGACGGTGCGCGTGATCGGCGTAATCGATGGCCGCGTCTCCTCGTTGCAGGGAGTCTTTGTCGCCGAGCAGGCGGTGAGCACGATCTTCGGGCGTCCGACGACCGTCGACTATTACGTGCGGCTGACCGACGCCGCAGACGCGCGGTCGTTCGCGCGCGCGGTGGAAGCAGCCTTGCTCCCCTACGGCGCGCAGGCAGAAGCGACTGCTGACCTGATCGGTCGGGCTACGGGAATCATTCGCGGATTCATCCGCATCATCCAGGGCTTCATGGCACTCGGGCTGGTCGTCGGGATCGCTGCGTTGGGCGTCGTCTCGTATCGAGCCGTGATCGAGCGACGGCAGCAGATCGGTGCGTTGCGGGCGATCGGTTACCGGCGTGCGATGGTCGCACTCGGCTTCCTGCTCGAATCGGCGCTGGTGACCAGCGCGGGTATCGCCGGCGGAACGGCTTTGGGCGTCCTCTTGGCGCGCAACGTGGTGACGGGTCAGGAGGATCTGGCGGGCAGGTTCGAACAGTTCTCGCTGGTCATCCCGTGGGGGCAGCTCGCGCTCTTCGCTGGCCTGGCGCTCGGTATCGCACTGCTCATGGCGTACGCTCCGGCCCGTCAGGCCTCGCGGGTGTCGATCGTCGAAGCGCTCCGGTACGAGTGAGCAAACGGGTGCTGGTTCGGTTCGTTCTGGTCACCGTGGCAGTCTCGGTGCTGGTCGCCGCTGCGCAGAGTGTCGCTGCACAAGAGCCAGCGCGCCAAGCGCAGACGCATACGGTCAGCGCACGGGTGCTCAGCATCCTCGAGGAGGGTGTCACCCAGGTCGGGCCGGTGACCCAGCCGTACCAGCGCTTGCTGGTGGAGCTCACCAGTGAACCGGAGAAGGGACGGACAGTCGAGGTTTCCATCGGCGTGCGTGACCTCAACACGGCGGGCC
Protein-coding regions in this window:
- a CDS encoding enoyl-ACP reductase FabI, which translates into the protein MGNEGFTGYWAVILGASSGFGAATARELARAGMHICGVHLDRRATLPMAEAVKADVEAAGVEALFVNANAADAETRRQVASALRERGARVRVLMHSLAFGTLRPYIDEDAAQEVTQKQLEMTLDVMANSLVYWTQDLFHAGLFAPDARIYAMTSEGSTRVWRGYGPVSAAKAALEAHVRQLAVELARYGIAVNAIQAGVTPTPAQAKIPGAEEMLREAERRNPSGRLTSPEDVARAIRALSAPGLGWITGNVIRVDGGEALVP
- a CDS encoding M42 family metallopeptidase, with product MRERIAEVLTELMALPGPTGREEPVLAWLERAWAPHVKRLWRSRIGNLLAYVGGAGPRLLLTAHADELSFVVRSIDSSGLLWLTTGQVRGEPQERFPVGQPALVLGRDVAIEGMFVLATGHVVPEERRSKPVTFADLFVDIGANSKQEVLERGITVGSSVVWNPPTRRLGSRLYGKAIDDRVGLALLTLLVRQIDAQQLDCALYLAATVQEENGLLGASSLRADLDVDWAIALDVGLVGDLPTIGEQWMPATLGGGPQLVHKDAATHYDQRLLWRLADLADRNGLPVQHVVFDRYGSDGAALIRQGIPTALVAVGARHTHAPFEAVDLADVEATLHLLEHVVYEGPTDQ
- a CDS encoding STM3941 family protein, with the translated sequence MGRERTRSDRTLIVRRSRLRGLLIAALALAFFVAAVWFAWHAGSWLERLFAVSMAVFLGLVTVVSTLIALDRNPVLEIDEEGLTDRGSPVRAGRVPWQSIRRIEAKSVGTRRYLVVQVYRPQRFIADLDPERRKAAEELIQRHGTPIVIPWEALDQPLDAVVEQAEALRQSTAT
- a CDS encoding ABC transporter ATP-binding protein produces the protein METVARTMGTTREQERTPIVEATNVVKIYDTGRVKVPALRGVSLTVYGGEMVAIMGPSGSGKTTLLNCLSGLDTIDEGMILIAGKELARLPDDVRSEFRARHMGFVFQLFNLIPVLSALENVELPALLAGIRPSEARRRAWAVLEQVGLADRAGHKPAELSGGQQQRVAIARALVNQPDIIWADEPTGNLDTETADEVMALLRRLNRENGQTFVIVTHDPRIGSMCDRVIQMRDGLIIDDGLASFRAAAGGE
- a CDS encoding ABC transporter permease codes for the protein MNEIFGVSLALVLRILLVAFGVILALTLGLWIWRPVLGRMALRNIPRRPIQTALIVIGLMLSTLIFSASLTTGTTLQHSITGQVLRLAGPADELVVQASGDARFAGPQPGVYLPSELVDRLDALQASEPRLRAVIPALWQPVAVIDLRTKQSEPALNLIGVPPDRLAQVGGLTDRDGRAVDLGTLGDDEVVLGQEAAKRLDAEVGDRLQVFIQGRPVELRVAAIAPDSFFTGTLNVGDAGGLTVSLARAQELLGLADRVSFVALNNRGGLADSQAVTDAVNAALEGTPYRAVAVKQRAVEQAERAGETFTNLFLLSGLFSVAAGILLIFLIFALLAAERKTEMGTMRALGMKRWHLVALFALEGMGYNLVAAAVGAVAGVAVAFTIAGFMGQLVGEFFTIEPSWRPRDLVLAYLLGVVVTFVTVVIAAWRVSRLNIVTAIRDLPEPRLPRASRRWLIAGLAGLLLGGGLTWLGLREESLAWFALGVSLLPLSAAAVLRRFGVPARPLYSVASLIVLAYWLLPDHWHERLFGPMSGGFEMFVLSGLMMVAALTVFLVWNIEVAVGLVGRLGRAFRRWLPAVRIAIAYPMASRGRTGLTVAMFSLILFALVVMSTIYANVVALFAGPLASAGWDVEVTVVGGRAIPDLEGVLKEGGVDVSAIVASGGTMSVPWTRASVRVAGTEKEWARYPVRGIDGDFASAVEAPLQLRSPDYATDREAWEAVARDPSLAIVDANVLQQRGGDPANLYLPDLREGFRPLELEIRDNTSGQSGTVRVIGVIDGRVSSLQGVFVAEQAVSTIFGRPTTVDYYVRLTDAADARSFARAVEAALLPYGAQAEATADLIGRATGIIRGFIRIIQGFMALGLVVGIAALGVVSYRAVIERRQQIGALRAIGYRRAMVALGFLLESALVTSAGIAGGTALGVLLARNVVTGQEDLAGRFEQFSLVIPWGQLALFAGLALGIALLMAYAPARQASRVSIVEALRYE